One window of the Corvus moneduloides isolate bCorMon1 chromosome 10, bCorMon1.pri, whole genome shotgun sequence genome contains the following:
- the CAB39 gene encoding calcium-binding protein 39 has protein sequence MPFPFGKSHKSPADIVKNLKESMAVLEKQDISDKKAEKATEEVSKNLVAMKEILYGTNEKEPQTEAVAQLAQELYNSGLLSTLVADLQLIDFEGKKDVAQIFNNILRRQIGTRTPTVEYICTQQNILFMLLKGYESPEIALNCGIMLRECIRHEPLAKIILWSEQFYDFFRYVEMSTFDIASDAFATFKDLLTRHKLLSAEFLEQHYDRFFSEYEKLLHSENYVTKRQSLKLLGELLLDRHNFTIMTKYISKPENLKLMMNLLRDKSRNIQFEAFHVFKVFVANPNKTQPILDILLKNQTKLIEFLSKFQNDRTEDEQFNDEKTYLVKQIRDLKRPAQQEA, from the exons ATGCCATTCCCCTTTGGCAAGTCCCACAAGTCTCCTGCAGACATAGTGAAAAACCTGAAGGAGAGCATGGCAGTTCTAGAAAAACAAGACATCTCTgacaaaaaggcagaaaag GCAACGGAGGAGGTCTCAAAAAACCTTGTTGCCATGAAAGAAATCTTGTATggcacaaatgaaaaagaaccccaaacagAAGCTGTGGCACAGCTTGCTCAGGAGCTGTACAACAGTGGTCTTCTTAGTACCCTAGTAGCTGACTTGCAGCTAATTGATTTTGAG GGCAAGAAAGATGTTGCGCAAATTTTCAACAACATTCTCAGAAGACAAATTGGTACAAGAACTCCCACAGTTGAATACATCTGCACTCAACAAAATATCTTATTCATGCTATTAAAAGG gtaCGAATCTCCGGAAATTGCTCTAAATTGTGGGATAATGCTTAGAGAATGCATCAGGCATGAACCACTAGCTAAAATCATCTTGTGGTCAGAACAATTCTACGATTTCTTCAGATACGTGGAAATGTCAACGTTTGACATTGCTTCGGATGCATTTGCCACATTCAAG GATTTGCTTACAAGACACAAGTTGTTAAGTGCAGAATTTTTGGAACAACATTACGATAGG TTCTTCAGTGAATATGAGAAGTTACTTCATTCAGAAAATTACGTGACAAAGAGACAGTCACTTAAG cttcTCGGTGAATTGTTACTGGACAGACACAACTTCACAATTATGACGAAGTACATCAGTAAACCTGAAAATCTCAAACTAATGATGAACCTTCTACGAGACAAGAGTCGTAACATTCAGTTTGAGGCCTTCCATGTGTTCAAG gTGTTTGTAGCCAATCCTAACAAGACACAGCCTATATTAGACATCCTTCTAAAGAACCAGACCAAACTTATTGAGTTCCTCAGCAAGTTTCAGAATGACAGGACCGAGGATGAACAATTTAATGATGAGAAGACCTATTTAGTTAAACAGATCAGGGATTTGAAGAGACCAGCACAGCAAGAAGCTTAA